The Elaeis guineensis isolate ETL-2024a chromosome 14, EG11, whole genome shotgun sequence genome has a segment encoding these proteins:
- the LOC105037229 gene encoding G2/mitotic-specific cyclin S13-7 isoform X3 produces MALMHYVVVPQHQRGDGPIPTVKQKAAAGGDGKNRPALGDIGNPVMVRGVEGKAQPQISRPVTSSGAHLPANAKLATMATADKNPVVVAVDVAVGKGSAVEPEEIIGMSPIINEPKDQVHDIDALDANDQLAVVDYVEDIYKFYKLAENSNRPNDYMGSQVEINEEKRAILAEWLIEVHHKFGLMPEILYLTFYIFDRYLSMETVRRRELPLVGVSAMLIACKYEDIRAAEVSNFICILDSAYSREQILSKEKEILSKLEWNLTVPTPYMFLMRFLKAAMADKEMEHMAFFFAELGLMHYSMIMYCPSLIAASAVYAARCTLKKTPFWSETLKHNTGFSEPQLLDCAQHLVSFHSKAAETELKVVFSKYSSPQCGAVALHPPATKLIDELKAALIHDWVVQQLGRVGFKF; encoded by the exons ATGGCATTGATGCATTATGTCGTAGTTCCTCAGCATCAGAGAG GTGATGGCCCTATTCCCACTGTCAAACAGAAAGCAGCAGCTGGAGGAGACGGAAAGAACCGTCCAGCACTAGGAGACATTGGAAATCCTGTAATGGTCCGGGGTGTTGAGGG GAAAGCACAGCCTCAGATCTCTCGCCCTGTGACCAG TTCTGGTGCTCACCTTCCGGCGAATGCAAAATTAGCTACTATGGCCACTGCTGATAAG AATCCAGTGGTTGTAGCTGTTGATGTAGCAGTGGGAAAGGGCAGTGCCGTCGAGCCTGAGGAAATTATCGGAATGAGTCCCATCATAAATGAACCAAAAGATCAGGTTCACGATATTGATGCTTTGGATGCCAATGATCAGTTAGCTGTCGTGGATTATGTTGAAGATATCTACAAGTTTTACAAACTTGCTGAG AATTCTAACCGACCCAATGACTACATGGGGTCCCAAGTTGAGATCAATGAAGAGAAAAGAGCTATTCTGGCTGAATGGCTGATTGAGGTACACCATAAGTTTGGGCTGATGCCTGAGATCCTGTATCTGACATTTTACATATTTGATCGGTATCTTTCCATGGAAACAGTCCGGAGGAGGGAGTTGCCTCTTGTGGGTGTGAGTGCCATGCTGATTGCCTGCAAGTACGAGGATATACGGGCTGCAGAG GTCAGCAACTTCATATGCATATTGGACAGCGCATATAGCAGAGAGCAGATATTGAGCAAGGAGAAAGAAATCCTGAGCAAACTTGAATGGAACTTAACTGTTCCCACTCCCTACATGTTCCTCATGCGTTTTCTGAAAGCAGCCATGGCCGATAAAGAG ATGGAGCACATGGCCTTCTTCTTTGCTGAGCTGGGTTTGATGCATTACTCAATGATCATGTACTGCCCATCCTTGATAGCTGCTTCTGCTGTCTATGCGGCGCGATGCACACTCAAGAAGACTCCCTTCTGGAGTGAAACACTCAAGCATAACACAGGCTTCTCAGAGCCGCAGTTGCT GGATTGTGCACAGCATCTAGTGAGCTTTCATTCCAAAGCAGCAGAGACTGAACTGAAAGTGGTGTTTAGCAAGTACTCAAGCCCTCAGTGTGGTGCCGTTGCCTTGCATCCTCCTGCTACTAAACTGATTGATGAGCTGAAGGCAGCTTTGATACATGACTGGGTCGTTCAACAACTGGGTCGGGTTGGATTTAAGTTCTGA
- the LOC105037229 gene encoding G2/mitotic-specific cyclin S13-7 isoform X1 — protein sequence MALMHYVVVPQHQRGDGPIPTVKQKAAAGGDGKNRPALGDIGNPVMVRGVEGKAQPQISRPVTRWTAALRSLNYFKRIALSGLKHPIHSFLSRSSGAHLPANAKLATMATADKNPVVVAVDVAVGKGSAVEPEEIIGMSPIINEPKDQVHDIDALDANDQLAVVDYVEDIYKFYKLAENSNRPNDYMGSQVEINEEKRAILAEWLIEVHHKFGLMPEILYLTFYIFDRYLSMETVRRRELPLVGVSAMLIACKYEDIRAAEVSNFICILDSAYSREQILSKEKEILSKLEWNLTVPTPYMFLMRFLKAAMADKEMEHMAFFFAELGLMHYSMIMYCPSLIAASAVYAARCTLKKTPFWSETLKHNTGFSEPQLLDCAQHLVSFHSKAAETELKVVFSKYSSPQCGAVALHPPATKLIDELKAALIHDWVVQQLGRVGFKF from the exons ATGGCATTGATGCATTATGTCGTAGTTCCTCAGCATCAGAGAG GTGATGGCCCTATTCCCACTGTCAAACAGAAAGCAGCAGCTGGAGGAGACGGAAAGAACCGTCCAGCACTAGGAGACATTGGAAATCCTGTAATGGTCCGGGGTGTTGAGGG GAAAGCACAGCCTCAGATCTCTCGCCCTGTGACCAGGTGGACTGCAGCTCTACGTTCTTTAAATTACTTCAAAAGAATTGCTTTAAGTGGTCTAAAACATCCAATACATTCTTTTCTTTCTAGAAGTTCTGGTGCTCACCTTCCGGCGAATGCAAAATTAGCTACTATGGCCACTGCTGATAAG AATCCAGTGGTTGTAGCTGTTGATGTAGCAGTGGGAAAGGGCAGTGCCGTCGAGCCTGAGGAAATTATCGGAATGAGTCCCATCATAAATGAACCAAAAGATCAGGTTCACGATATTGATGCTTTGGATGCCAATGATCAGTTAGCTGTCGTGGATTATGTTGAAGATATCTACAAGTTTTACAAACTTGCTGAG AATTCTAACCGACCCAATGACTACATGGGGTCCCAAGTTGAGATCAATGAAGAGAAAAGAGCTATTCTGGCTGAATGGCTGATTGAGGTACACCATAAGTTTGGGCTGATGCCTGAGATCCTGTATCTGACATTTTACATATTTGATCGGTATCTTTCCATGGAAACAGTCCGGAGGAGGGAGTTGCCTCTTGTGGGTGTGAGTGCCATGCTGATTGCCTGCAAGTACGAGGATATACGGGCTGCAGAG GTCAGCAACTTCATATGCATATTGGACAGCGCATATAGCAGAGAGCAGATATTGAGCAAGGAGAAAGAAATCCTGAGCAAACTTGAATGGAACTTAACTGTTCCCACTCCCTACATGTTCCTCATGCGTTTTCTGAAAGCAGCCATGGCCGATAAAGAG ATGGAGCACATGGCCTTCTTCTTTGCTGAGCTGGGTTTGATGCATTACTCAATGATCATGTACTGCCCATCCTTGATAGCTGCTTCTGCTGTCTATGCGGCGCGATGCACACTCAAGAAGACTCCCTTCTGGAGTGAAACACTCAAGCATAACACAGGCTTCTCAGAGCCGCAGTTGCT GGATTGTGCACAGCATCTAGTGAGCTTTCATTCCAAAGCAGCAGAGACTGAACTGAAAGTGGTGTTTAGCAAGTACTCAAGCCCTCAGTGTGGTGCCGTTGCCTTGCATCCTCCTGCTACTAAACTGATTGATGAGCTGAAGGCAGCTTTGATACATGACTGGGTCGTTCAACAACTGGGTCGGGTTGGATTTAAGTTCTGA
- the LOC105037229 gene encoding G2/mitotic-specific cyclin S13-7 isoform X2 produces the protein MALMHYVVVPQHQRGDGPIPTVKQKAAAGGDGKNRPALGDIGNPVMVRGVEGKAQPQISRPVTRSSGAHLPANAKLATMATADKNPVVVAVDVAVGKGSAVEPEEIIGMSPIINEPKDQVHDIDALDANDQLAVVDYVEDIYKFYKLAENSNRPNDYMGSQVEINEEKRAILAEWLIEVHHKFGLMPEILYLTFYIFDRYLSMETVRRRELPLVGVSAMLIACKYEDIRAAEVSNFICILDSAYSREQILSKEKEILSKLEWNLTVPTPYMFLMRFLKAAMADKEMEHMAFFFAELGLMHYSMIMYCPSLIAASAVYAARCTLKKTPFWSETLKHNTGFSEPQLLDCAQHLVSFHSKAAETELKVVFSKYSSPQCGAVALHPPATKLIDELKAALIHDWVVQQLGRVGFKF, from the exons ATGGCATTGATGCATTATGTCGTAGTTCCTCAGCATCAGAGAG GTGATGGCCCTATTCCCACTGTCAAACAGAAAGCAGCAGCTGGAGGAGACGGAAAGAACCGTCCAGCACTAGGAGACATTGGAAATCCTGTAATGGTCCGGGGTGTTGAGGG GAAAGCACAGCCTCAGATCTCTCGCCCTGTGACCAG AAGTTCTGGTGCTCACCTTCCGGCGAATGCAAAATTAGCTACTATGGCCACTGCTGATAAG AATCCAGTGGTTGTAGCTGTTGATGTAGCAGTGGGAAAGGGCAGTGCCGTCGAGCCTGAGGAAATTATCGGAATGAGTCCCATCATAAATGAACCAAAAGATCAGGTTCACGATATTGATGCTTTGGATGCCAATGATCAGTTAGCTGTCGTGGATTATGTTGAAGATATCTACAAGTTTTACAAACTTGCTGAG AATTCTAACCGACCCAATGACTACATGGGGTCCCAAGTTGAGATCAATGAAGAGAAAAGAGCTATTCTGGCTGAATGGCTGATTGAGGTACACCATAAGTTTGGGCTGATGCCTGAGATCCTGTATCTGACATTTTACATATTTGATCGGTATCTTTCCATGGAAACAGTCCGGAGGAGGGAGTTGCCTCTTGTGGGTGTGAGTGCCATGCTGATTGCCTGCAAGTACGAGGATATACGGGCTGCAGAG GTCAGCAACTTCATATGCATATTGGACAGCGCATATAGCAGAGAGCAGATATTGAGCAAGGAGAAAGAAATCCTGAGCAAACTTGAATGGAACTTAACTGTTCCCACTCCCTACATGTTCCTCATGCGTTTTCTGAAAGCAGCCATGGCCGATAAAGAG ATGGAGCACATGGCCTTCTTCTTTGCTGAGCTGGGTTTGATGCATTACTCAATGATCATGTACTGCCCATCCTTGATAGCTGCTTCTGCTGTCTATGCGGCGCGATGCACACTCAAGAAGACTCCCTTCTGGAGTGAAACACTCAAGCATAACACAGGCTTCTCAGAGCCGCAGTTGCT GGATTGTGCACAGCATCTAGTGAGCTTTCATTCCAAAGCAGCAGAGACTGAACTGAAAGTGGTGTTTAGCAAGTACTCAAGCCCTCAGTGTGGTGCCGTTGCCTTGCATCCTCCTGCTACTAAACTGATTGATGAGCTGAAGGCAGCTTTGATACATGACTGGGTCGTTCAACAACTGGGTCGGGTTGGATTTAAGTTCTGA